The Mytilus edulis unplaced genomic scaffold, xbMytEdul2.2 SCAFFOLD_710, whole genome shotgun sequence genome window below encodes:
- the LOC139507043 gene encoding zinc finger MYM-type protein 1-like yields the protein MIFSDNASLFAKKGFSDWKNAVGVKRSSLKIHEESDAHIYAAEAAKDFIAICQGSKPDIYYSLSKSYENRVAKNRAILISIIDIIVVLGQRNIALRGNWDRELKKEDGNFQFFIDWKSTYDLTLKELLETASRSLRYLSPEVQNELIQCCELEIRERLIDNCKKSKFFAVCADETTDVSVKEQLSICVRYVVSDTNDIREDFLGFVEPGQVDAEHISKAIFENLQNWGLNLVNLRGQGYDGASVMSGVVSGVQQRIKEQCPNAPYVHCKSHNLNLVVTDSCKNVRQVRNLMASVGQMTWFLCASYKRKEILKSFTGDKDLLNELLEGVDSDGDNIDVSLLKKGGD from the coding sequence ATGATATTTTCTGATAATGCTTCGTTATTTGCTAAGAAAGGATTCAGTGATTGGAAGAACGCAGTAGGCGTAAAACGCTCTTCTCTGAAAATTCACGAGGAAAGTGATGCTCACATTTATGCCGCCGAAGCAGCAAAAGATTTCATTGCAATTTGTCAGGGAAGTAAACCGGACATTTACTATTCGCTCAGCAAAAGTTATGAGAATAGGGTTGCTAAAAACAGGGCGATATTGATTTCTATCATAGACATAATTGTTGTTCTTGGTCAACGAAATATTGCTTTACGGGGTAATTGGGACAGGGAATTAAAAAAAGAGGACGGAAATTTCCAATTTTTCATCGATTGGAAATCAACATATGATCTTACTTTGAAAGAGCTTCTTGAGACGGCAAGTAGATCATTGCGTTATTTATCACCCGAAGTGCAAAATGAACTTATTCAATGCTGTGAGTTAGAAATTAGAGAACGCCTGATAGATAATTGCAAGAAAAGTAAATTCTTCGCGGTGTGTGCTGATGAAACAACAGACGTGTCCGTTAAAGAGCAATTATCAATATGCGTGCGGTACGTAGTTTCCGACACTAACGATATCCGTGAAGACTTCTTAGGCTTTGTTGAGCCAGGTCAAGTTGATGCTGAACATATATCTAAAGCAATTTTTGAGAATTTACAGAATTGGGGATTGAACTTGGTTAATCTTCGCGGACAAGGTTACGACGGTGCCAGTGTAATGAGTGGTGTAGTTTCTGGTGTTCAACAACGTATAAAAGAGCAATGTCCGAACGCGCCCTATGTTCACTGTAAATCGCATAATTTAAATTTAGTAGTCACAGATAGCTGCAAAAATGTCAGACAGGTCCGAAATCTGATGGCATCCGTTGGCCAAATGACTTGGTTTCTATGTGCATCTTACAAACGGAAAGAAATTCTGAAGTCTTTTACTGGAGATAAAGACTTGTTAAATGAGCTCCTCGAAGGTGTAGACAGTGACGGTGATAATATAGATGTATCACTACTGAAAAAAGGTGGGGATTAA
- the LOC139507044 gene encoding 52 kDa repressor of the inhibitor of the protein kinase-like, whose product MAQYQSVHSAISKIETVSSADARTNAAGFRRLLEDSEFIIAIVVAQFVLSLLKPLTLFLQKTDCNMVTAFDEANGLIQILGEKRNDEQFNQLFSRAKRIADRLEVDLRPKRRVGRQVHRENAALESDPTSHWRINLFFPFIDHVISELQRRFPNDLKTQMMRYYLIPKHLHSLTPDIITKICDAFEADLSNKNDFIAEVERWRIRVDVHSAGECVSLKDSLKLADFDLYPNIHTVFKLLLVLPVTSVCCERSFSALRRLKTWERSTMTGERLCGLTMLHVHRCPDILRQNVLRRYNASGHRKIGCFFMGD is encoded by the coding sequence ATGGCACAGTATCAGTCGGTGCATTCCGCCATAAGCAAAATTGAAACCGTAAGTTCGGCAGATGCCAGAACAAATGCAGCTGGATTCAGGAGACTTCTTGAAGATTCTGAATTTATTATAGCAATAGTTGTTGCTCAGTTTGTGTTGAGCCTTCTTAAACCTTTAACACTTTTTTTGCAGAAAACTGACTGCAATATGGTGACCGCTTTCGATGAGGCTAACGGTTTAATACAAATACTTGGGGAAAAACGCAATGATGAACAATTTAATCAGTTGTTCAGTAGAGCTAAAAGAATTGCTGATAGGCTAGAGGTAGATTTAAGACCGAAGCGACGTGTTGGGCGTCAGGTTCATCGAGAAAATGCAGCTTTAGAAAGTGACCCAACGTCTCATTGGCGCATTAACCTTTTCTTTCCGTTCATTGACCATGTCATATCGGAATTACAACGAAGATTTCCAAACGATTTAAAAACTCAAATGATGAGATATTATCTTATACCAAAGCATCTGCACAGCTTGACCCCTGACATCATTACAAAAATTTGCGACGCATTTGAAGCAGATTTGTCAAACAAGAACGATTTTATTGCTGAAGTGGAAAGATGGAGGATCAGGGTTGATGTGCATTCTGCTGGAGAGTGCGTTAGTTTGAAAGATTCGCTTAAACTAGCTGATTTTGACTTATATCCGAACATTCACACAGTCTTCAAGCTGTTGTTGGTTCTTCCTGTAACATCTGTGTGTTGCGAAAGATCATTTTCAGCATTGCGTAGACTCAAGACTTGGGAAAGATCTACGATGACGGGTGAACGGTTGTGTGGTTTAACAATGCTGCATGTTCACCGTTGTCCAGACATTTTGAGACAAAATGTTTTGAGAAGATACAATGCTTCTGGGCACAGAAAAATTGGTTGTTTCTTTATGGGGGATTAA